In Leptospira montravelensis, the genomic window ACCGGATCCCCTGAAGCCAGTGGCTCAAAGGATCAACAGAAAGGAAGACCTAATCCCCCTTTTTCAAGGCAGATTTCCTGTTTTGGTGTTAGGAAGTTTTCGTCTCTATGGAATTGTGGCAAAATTAATACAAAATACAACAAACATGTAAAATTAAACTTTACAAATGAATCCTGAACGACATTGTTCTTTTAGGAAACATCGTTCAGGACCATGCAAACTCCCAAAGAACATACACGAAAAGAAATCTTACAAGCGGCTCGAGAGGAATTCATCCAACTCGGTTTTGAGAAGGCTAGTATGCGGACCATTGCAAAAAAAGCAAAGGTATCGACGAGTAATATCTATAATTACTTTGAAAACAAAGAACACCTTCTAACAGAGATACTACAGCCGGTTCTTTCTGGAATGGAAAAAGCCTTTGCTTACGTATCTCATCCAGATTACTTCGAAAAAAGATTTAACGACAGTTATGAGGCTTGGCAAGAGAGATTTCATATTGCACTTGATTATGTGGATGCCAATCGAGATGATTTTATCTTACTTTTAACCAAATCACAGGGTTCTCATTTAGAAGAATTTCCTGATACGGTTCTCACTCGTCTGACAAAAATCAACTTTGAACAGTATAGCAGTTTTAAAGAAAAAAATCCAAGTTACAAAGGGGAAGTCAGCGAATTTGTAGTTCGCAACATTCTTTCCTTTTTTCTCAATATCTTTGTGCAGATGGTTCGCCAAGGAATTTCTAAACAAGATATGTTGATTTATCAGGATAGTTTCCTTAAATTTTTACACTTTGGATACAAAGGATCGATTGCCTCTGATCTGAGTTGATTCAATCTGGTTTCCAAATGGGAACCAGATACAAAATCAAAATCTGTGGAATCAAAGACCTGGCCACATTGGAACTTTGTGTGGATCTCCAGGTCGATTTTGTAGGTCTCAACTTTTCACCACGTTCCCCTCGTGCCATCACACCTCAAACCG contains:
- a CDS encoding TetR/AcrR family transcriptional regulator encodes the protein MQTPKEHTRKEILQAAREEFIQLGFEKASMRTIAKKAKVSTSNIYNYFENKEHLLTEILQPVLSGMEKAFAYVSHPDYFEKRFNDSYEAWQERFHIALDYVDANRDDFILLLTKSQGSHLEEFPDTVLTRLTKINFEQYSSFKEKNPSYKGEVSEFVVRNILSFFLNIFVQMVRQGISKQDMLIYQDSFLKFLHFGYKGSIASDLS